A portion of the Bifidobacterium lemurum genome contains these proteins:
- a CDS encoding citrate synthase: protein MATAQLNVDESKFTLPVVKASNGPDGIVVSGLRNDGWVTLDPGFLTTAQCESKITFIDGNNSVLRYRGYSIEQLCEQSDFLEVAWLLRHGELPTKAEYDQFCADVNHKTMVGEDFRTFMGSFPRSAHPMSVLASAVNALATFYPDTTDPDDSDQLDEAAKIIMAKVRTIVSYIFRRRRDEPMLYPDYARGYVDDFLRMCFAVPYEPFESDPLYVHALGRLLIIHADHEQNCSTSVVRIAGSAHANLYSAVSAGINALSGPLHGGANEAVLRQLKAIRDSGKSVREFVDWAKDGGHRISGLGHRVYKSYDPRAAIARQYLERIMDREDTLKLPADERALFDVAVELEDIALNDEYFVSRHLYPNVDFYTGLIYRAIGFDPAMFTTLFALGRIPGWIAQYREMLADPNTKIGRPRQVYTGPVERDWVPMSER, encoded by the coding sequence ATGGCAACGGCACAGTTGAACGTCGATGAGAGCAAATTCACGCTGCCCGTGGTCAAGGCCAGCAACGGCCCGGACGGCATCGTCGTCTCCGGTCTGCGCAACGACGGCTGGGTGACGCTGGATCCGGGTTTTCTGACCACCGCCCAGTGCGAGTCGAAAATCACCTTCATCGATGGCAACAACTCGGTGCTGCGCTATCGCGGCTATTCGATCGAGCAGTTGTGCGAACAGTCCGACTTCCTTGAGGTCGCTTGGCTGCTGCGCCACGGCGAACTGCCGACCAAGGCCGAATACGACCAGTTCTGCGCCGACGTGAACCATAAGACCATGGTGGGAGAGGATTTCCGCACCTTCATGGGCTCGTTCCCGCGTTCCGCCCATCCGATGAGCGTGCTCGCCTCGGCGGTGAACGCGTTGGCCACGTTCTACCCTGACACCACCGATCCGGACGATTCCGACCAGCTTGACGAGGCCGCCAAAATCATCATGGCCAAGGTGCGTACGATCGTCAGCTACATCTTCCGCCGCCGCCGTGACGAGCCGATGCTGTATCCGGATTACGCGCGCGGCTACGTCGACGACTTCCTGCGCATGTGCTTCGCCGTGCCGTACGAGCCCTTCGAATCCGATCCGCTGTATGTGCACGCGCTCGGCCGGTTGCTGATCATCCACGCCGATCACGAGCAGAACTGCTCCACCTCGGTGGTGCGCATCGCCGGCAGCGCCCACGCCAATCTGTATTCGGCGGTGTCGGCTGGCATCAACGCGTTGTCGGGGCCGCTGCATGGCGGCGCGAACGAGGCGGTGCTGCGTCAGCTCAAGGCGATTCGCGATTCCGGCAAATCCGTGCGTGAATTTGTCGATTGGGCCAAGGACGGCGGCCACCGTATCTCCGGATTGGGCCACCGCGTCTACAAGTCGTACGACCCGCGTGCGGCCATCGCCCGCCAGTATCTGGAGCGGATCATGGATCGCGAGGATACGCTCAAGCTGCCGGCCGACGAGCGTGCGCTGTTCGACGTGGCGGTTGAGCTGGAGGACATCGCCTTGAACGACGAGTATTTCGTCTCGCGTCACCTCTATCCGAACGTCGACTTCTACACCGGCCTGATCTATCGCGCGATCGGCTTCGATCCGGCGATGTTCACCACGTTGTTCGCACTGGGACGCATTCCCGGATGGATCGCACAGTATCGAGAGATGCTCGCCGATCCGAACACCAAGATCGGACGTCCGCGTCAGGTCTACACCGGTCCCGTCGAACGCGACTGGGTGCCGATGTCCGAACGGTAA
- a CDS encoding ABC transporter permease, whose product MKIQTKVLDRLEDIPVVGSVAKVVKANMGILIGFLVLLVFLSIFAENFLSWANIVNLMRSVSTNAILAIGVMLSIMLAGIDLTCGALVALSGVVAVLSMSQFGMPLPVALLFGIAIGLVVGLLNGVIIAYTGIHPFVVTLAMQSICRGAAYLAAGGKPVTVRNEAFTALGNGYLGPIPLPVIYMLVLFFLLYLLLNKTRLGRHIYALGGNPTAAKYSGINVTRVKVFVWAVSGLLAAFAGVVLASRMSSGQPTSGVGYETDAIAAAVIGGTSMYGGVGRTSGVFIGVLIIGMISNGLNLLHVNSFWQYVIKGIIIIVAVYFDMRKNKGNVRTGF is encoded by the coding sequence ATGAAGATACAAACCAAGGTCCTCGATCGACTAGAGGACATCCCTGTCGTCGGCTCCGTTGCCAAGGTCGTCAAAGCCAATATGGGTATCCTTATCGGATTCCTCGTGCTTCTGGTCTTCTTGAGCATCTTCGCCGAGAACTTCCTGTCGTGGGCGAATATCGTCAATCTGATGCGGTCTGTGTCGACCAATGCGATTCTCGCCATCGGAGTCATGCTTTCAATCATGCTCGCGGGTATTGATCTGACCTGCGGTGCCCTTGTCGCTTTGTCCGGCGTAGTTGCGGTGTTGTCGATGTCGCAGTTTGGCATGCCTTTGCCTGTCGCGTTGCTGTTCGGCATCGCCATTGGTCTGGTCGTCGGTCTGCTTAATGGTGTGATCATCGCATATACCGGCATCCATCCGTTCGTCGTCACTCTTGCCATGCAGAGCATCTGTCGAGGGGCGGCCTATCTCGCTGCAGGTGGTAAACCCGTCACCGTGCGTAATGAGGCATTCACTGCGTTGGGTAACGGCTATCTGGGGCCGATTCCGCTGCCGGTCATCTATATGCTGGTATTGTTCTTCCTTCTGTACCTGCTCTTGAACAAGACCCGTCTCGGACGACACATCTATGCGCTGGGCGGCAATCCGACCGCGGCAAAGTACTCCGGCATCAATGTCACGCGAGTCAAAGTGTTCGTCTGGGCGGTGTCCGGTCTGCTTGCGGCTTTCGCCGGAGTGGTGCTCGCCTCACGTATGTCATCGGGACAGCCGACCTCCGGTGTCGGCTATGAGACTGATGCGATTGCCGCGGCCGTGATTGGTGGCACATCCATGTACGGCGGTGTGGGACGCACGTCTGGCGTGTTCATCGGTGTGCTGATTATTGGAATGATTTCCAATGGCCTGAATCTGCTGCACGTCAACTCGTTCTGGCAATACGTGATCAAGGGCATCATCATTATCGTTGCCGTCTATTTCGATATGCGCAAGAACAAAGGAAACGTCCGCACCGGTTTCTGA
- a CDS encoding DEAD/DEAH box helicase has protein sequence MDGITGVFGHVPEDPFADDSDRGENRSKGSRGRSWRAVHTEGELDDLDEFGGFDDLGDAYPYGGSDDVDDADNPFANSFVPSRASRVFGSSGTRFADLTEPPDHAAVPIAALKSDMESSVSHAVLERAHGIARRSGSMLVDPSYRENRHTGYGELDAVVRGTTSPSDCYDTNVQFDLRDGEMSGGSCTCPAYHRGYGICKHMAAVVLAFSDDPRLFEGYEAGQVRPSRALLAYMEREDDREARARRARREALLARLDSASGGRASSARRDAGRAYGNHGRSSTSPRALTFESDTVAPGEVHLHPILSFIDGVWSVEFLIGAPSNGSSYVLKSIPRLVGDLRDGAYAQYGKKLAFTHTSNMFDAESRGIMRWLSTAMSARQAAERQDRYYGHIPIDRHLTLGEPEVAALLRLCEGGGVGLILDTWFHNQPSSVWVDGSQAQLALTVRRRDSRVYGDDAGYLLISAPAVETVVRGDDDDWLLLASEEPVGYAAALTLQDRRLMETRRKPASGCRFMRCPKRVRPLSALIGELFEPDGEGQPIPGDDVPLFARTLLPRLIEAGLVDEGEMPHELAELRPVECVGEFYLDRDEHGVLCEVKARYGDARISLMPAASGESVHVGRDYDAERLLLDAACEFFAMPSVAGARGGARKGHRREFGRPVPSRAREPHTAYIDRDDTTQLIRLFDEGLATLRSVGAVYTTPAFDRLLAPKPPSVKVGLSIKGNLVEISPIADEVPPDEVGSLLASYRRRQRYHQLSDGTLVNLRGARLEAMDRIADELGLDEKQLNSGLIELPGHQAFLLDGELPDDGSDAVKDAAFQEYVDDLRVIDPSRYEVPETLAAVLRPYQAEGYRWLRTLCDKGFGGILADEMGLGKSVQLIALLAARSQEKDGRDPSASLGMTETVSSGMTESVSLIVCPASLVYNWAAEFVKFAPGIDARTVAGSKAERRAAIARAFEERPRGASSVVLITSYDLLRRDVEEYTKSGRRFDVMALDEAQYIKNHTTQVAKAVKSVAADHRFALTGTPIENRLSELWSIFDFLMPGLLGSYKRFHERYELPIANGRAADASTAEGRAAAEVNPESARVARRLQSLVGVFIKRRLKSQVLTDLPDKLESVVTVRLAGEQRKLYAAHEQRLRMQLEHSDSADFNTSKIRILAELTKLRQICCDPRLLYDDAKDQSAKLAAIEELVANCMDEGKKVLVFSQFTSFLEMIAARFDAHGIRHYSITGATPKKRRLELVDRFNGDDTPAFLISLKAGNTGLNLVGASVVVHADPWWNAAAQDQATDRAHRIGQTQDVSVYQVVAEDTIEERILELQHTKSELARQFTDASSLGSDAAGVASIASLTKDDLLDLLG, from the coding sequence ATGGACGGCATCACAGGAGTGTTCGGGCATGTGCCCGAGGATCCCTTCGCCGATGATTCCGACAGAGGCGAAAACCGCAGCAAGGGGAGTCGAGGCCGTTCCTGGCGTGCCGTCCATACGGAAGGCGAGCTGGACGATTTGGACGAATTCGGCGGCTTCGACGATCTGGGCGACGCATACCCATACGGCGGTTCCGACGATGTCGATGATGCCGACAATCCCTTCGCCAACTCCTTCGTCCCGTCCCGCGCGTCCCGCGTCTTTGGTTCGTCGGGCACACGTTTCGCGGATCTTACGGAGCCCCCGGATCATGCCGCCGTGCCGATTGCGGCGTTGAAATCCGATATGGAGAGCTCCGTCTCCCATGCGGTGTTGGAGCGCGCGCACGGCATAGCGCGTCGAAGCGGGAGCATGCTGGTCGATCCCTCGTACCGTGAGAACCGGCACACCGGCTACGGCGAGCTCGACGCGGTCGTCCGCGGCACGACCAGCCCCTCCGACTGTTATGACACCAACGTGCAATTCGATCTTCGCGACGGTGAGATGTCCGGCGGCAGCTGCACATGCCCCGCCTACCATCGTGGCTACGGCATCTGCAAGCATATGGCCGCCGTGGTGCTCGCCTTCAGCGACGATCCGCGGCTGTTCGAGGGCTACGAAGCCGGTCAGGTCCGCCCCTCCAGAGCGCTGCTGGCGTATATGGAACGTGAGGACGACCGTGAGGCGCGCGCCCGTCGGGCCCGACGCGAGGCCTTGCTCGCGCGTCTCGACTCGGCGTCGGGCGGTCGCGCGTCATCCGCCCGACGTGACGCCGGCCGGGCCTATGGGAATCACGGCCGATCCTCCACGTCGCCGCGGGCCTTGACGTTCGAATCCGACACCGTCGCGCCCGGAGAGGTCCACCTGCATCCGATTTTGAGTTTCATCGACGGCGTGTGGAGCGTGGAATTCCTCATCGGCGCGCCGTCCAACGGTTCGTCGTATGTGCTCAAATCGATTCCCCGGCTGGTGGGCGACCTGCGCGACGGCGCCTACGCGCAATACGGCAAGAAACTCGCCTTCACCCATACGTCGAATATGTTCGACGCCGAATCGCGTGGGATTATGCGCTGGCTTTCCACGGCGATGTCCGCGCGGCAGGCCGCTGAACGGCAGGACCGGTATTACGGGCATATCCCCATCGACCGGCATCTGACGCTCGGCGAGCCGGAGGTCGCCGCGCTGCTGCGCCTGTGCGAGGGCGGAGGAGTCGGACTGATTCTGGACACATGGTTCCACAATCAGCCGTCCAGCGTGTGGGTGGATGGTTCACAGGCGCAGCTGGCGCTGACGGTGCGTCGGCGTGATTCGCGGGTGTATGGCGACGACGCCGGCTATCTGCTTATCAGCGCGCCCGCGGTGGAGACGGTGGTCCGCGGCGATGATGACGACTGGCTGCTGCTCGCCTCAGAAGAGCCGGTGGGGTATGCGGCCGCGTTGACGTTGCAGGACCGCCGTCTTATGGAGACCCGCCGCAAACCCGCGTCGGGATGCCGGTTCATGCGCTGCCCCAAACGCGTGCGTCCGCTGTCCGCGCTGATCGGAGAGCTTTTCGAACCCGACGGCGAGGGCCAGCCGATTCCCGGCGACGACGTGCCGCTGTTCGCCCGCACGTTGCTGCCGCGGCTGATTGAAGCGGGCCTGGTCGACGAGGGGGAGATGCCGCATGAGCTCGCCGAACTACGTCCGGTCGAGTGCGTGGGCGAGTTCTATCTCGACCGTGACGAGCATGGCGTGCTGTGCGAGGTCAAAGCCCGTTACGGCGATGCCCGCATATCGTTGATGCCTGCGGCTTCCGGCGAATCCGTGCACGTCGGGCGCGACTATGACGCGGAACGGCTGCTGTTGGACGCGGCCTGTGAGTTCTTCGCCATGCCGTCCGTCGCCGGCGCGCGGGGCGGGGCGCGGAAGGGGCATCGTCGTGAGTTCGGACGGCCCGTGCCGTCACGCGCGCGCGAACCGCATACCGCATATATCGACCGCGACGACACGACGCAGCTTATCCGCCTGTTCGACGAGGGGCTTGCGACCTTGCGGTCCGTGGGCGCCGTCTACACCACGCCGGCATTCGACCGACTGCTCGCGCCCAAACCGCCAAGCGTCAAGGTCGGCCTGTCCATCAAGGGCAATCTCGTGGAGATCTCGCCCATCGCCGACGAGGTGCCGCCGGATGAGGTGGGCTCGCTGCTCGCCTCCTACCGTCGCCGCCAGCGCTACCACCAATTGTCCGACGGCACGCTGGTCAACCTGCGGGGCGCGCGGCTGGAGGCCATGGACCGCATCGCCGACGAGCTGGGGCTTGATGAGAAGCAGCTCAACTCCGGCCTGATCGAACTGCCCGGGCATCAGGCCTTCCTATTGGACGGCGAACTGCCCGACGACGGCTCCGACGCGGTCAAGGACGCCGCCTTCCAGGAGTATGTGGACGACCTGCGCGTCATCGATCCCAGTCGATATGAGGTGCCGGAAACGTTGGCCGCCGTGCTGCGGCCATACCAGGCTGAAGGCTACCGTTGGCTGCGCACCCTGTGCGACAAGGGATTCGGCGGCATCCTCGCCGATGAGATGGGCTTGGGCAAATCCGTGCAGCTGATCGCGTTGCTGGCGGCGCGCTCGCAGGAGAAGGACGGGCGGGATCCCTCGGCTTCGCTCGGGATGACGGAGACGGTGTCGTCCGGGATGACGGAATCGGTGTCGCTGATCGTCTGTCCGGCCTCGCTGGTCTACAACTGGGCCGCCGAATTCGTCAAATTCGCGCCCGGCATCGACGCGCGCACGGTGGCCGGCAGCAAAGCCGAACGCCGCGCCGCCATCGCACGGGCCTTCGAAGAACGGCCGCGGGGCGCGTCGAGCGTCGTGCTGATCACCTCGTACGATTTGCTGCGCCGCGACGTGGAGGAATACACGAAGTCCGGCCGCCGATTCGACGTGATGGCGCTTGACGAGGCGCAATACATCAAAAACCACACCACACAGGTCGCCAAGGCGGTGAAATCCGTCGCGGCCGACCATCGGTTCGCGCTTACCGGCACGCCGATCGAGAACAGGCTGAGCGAATTGTGGAGCATCTTCGATTTCCTGATGCCCGGGCTGCTCGGCTCCTACAAGCGCTTCCACGAGCGCTACGAGCTGCCGATCGCCAATGGACGCGCGGCCGACGCCAGCACCGCCGAAGGGCGCGCCGCGGCCGAAGTCAATCCCGAATCCGCCCGCGTGGCCCGCCGCCTGCAATCGTTGGTGGGCGTGTTCATCAAACGCCGGCTCAAATCCCAGGTGCTCACCGACCTGCCCGACAAACTCGAATCCGTGGTCACCGTGCGGCTTGCCGGAGAACAGCGCAAACTCTACGCCGCCCACGAGCAGCGTCTGCGCATGCAGTTGGAGCACAGCGATTCCGCCGATTTCAACACCTCCAAAATCCGCATCCTCGCCGAGCTCACCAAACTGCGGCAGATCTGCTGCGATCCGCGCCTGCTGTACGACGACGCCAAAGACCAGTCGGCCAAACTCGCCGCCATCGAGGAGCTGGTGGCCAACTGCATGGACGAAGGCAAGAAGGTGTTGGTGTTCTCGCAGTTCACCAGCTTCCTGGAGATGATCGCCGCGCGTTTCGACGCGCATGGCATCAGGCATTACTCCATCACCGGCGCCACGCCGAAGAAGCGCCGCTTGGAGCTGGTCGACCGTTTCAACGGGGACGACACCCCGGCGTTCCTGATCTCGCTGAAGGCCGGCAACACCGGATTGAATCTCGTGGGTGCCAGCGTGGTGGTGCACGCCGACCCTTGGTGGAACGCCGCCGCGCAGGACCAGGCCACCGACCGCGCGCATCGCATCGGGCAGACCCAAGATGTGAGCGTGTACCAAGTGGTGGCGGAAGACACCATCGAAGAGCGCATTCTGGAGCTGCAACATACGAAAAGCGAGCTCGCGCGCCAGTTCACCGACGCCTCCTCGCTCGGTTCGGACGCGGCTGGCGTCGCCTCCATCGCCTCCCTCACCAAGGACGACCTGCTCGACCTGCTGGGCTGA
- a CDS encoding helix-turn-helix transcriptional regulator: MTRKTYAGNTSIDVAEVLWRHTYFGHGLSVRQILDELARMHPGTDALPTEKTVRNQLANLRANGFLGRRVDRVGAEELSDIECADPQPGWYMDAFLTAPQMRLLADSLTLSRIDPEALGELVGKIRDLAGAAGDGIAHLEHVSSYAHMNGEFLYTIDQLNQAIEERCAVTFAYRDYAPDGSLVPHVSRSAPAGEGDEPAVYTADPYQMVYKNGRYYLICRLHDRPGLRTFVVDRIAEVDLHGGRIAMRNPMPEGFDAVDFMRHRPYPVTDDPVTIHMVVRGQSMLNNVFEWFDEPTVTERHSDTSDESPEGREYVVAVEAPERAVFWWALQYSWNGSVIVAGPDSLKQRLYQAGTTLIKAYRQGSNPPQASDRGESRRQADDTA, translated from the coding sequence ATGACGCGTAAAACCTACGCCGGCAACACCTCCATCGATGTGGCCGAGGTGTTGTGGCGGCATACGTATTTCGGCCATGGGCTGAGCGTGCGGCAGATTCTCGACGAACTCGCCCGCATGCATCCGGGCACGGACGCCCTGCCCACGGAGAAAACCGTGCGCAACCAACTGGCCAACCTGCGTGCCAACGGCTTTCTCGGACGCCGCGTCGACCGCGTGGGCGCGGAGGAACTGTCCGACATCGAATGCGCCGACCCGCAGCCGGGCTGGTATATGGACGCGTTCCTCACCGCGCCGCAGATGCGTCTGCTGGCCGACAGTCTCACCTTGTCGAGAATCGACCCCGAAGCGTTGGGCGAACTGGTCGGCAAAATCCGCGATCTGGCGGGAGCTGCCGGCGACGGCATCGCGCATCTGGAACACGTCTCCAGCTACGCGCATATGAACGGCGAATTCCTCTACACCATCGACCAACTCAACCAGGCGATCGAGGAGCGGTGCGCGGTCACCTTCGCATATCGCGACTACGCGCCGGATGGCTCCCTGGTGCCTCATGTGAGCCGTTCCGCCCCGGCGGGAGAAGGCGACGAACCGGCCGTCTACACGGCCGACCCGTACCAGATGGTGTACAAGAACGGACGATACTATCTGATCTGCCGGCTGCATGACAGGCCCGGCCTGCGCACCTTCGTGGTCGACCGCATCGCCGAGGTGGACCTGCACGGCGGGCGGATCGCCATGAGGAATCCCATGCCCGAGGGCTTCGACGCGGTGGATTTCATGCGCCACCGCCCCTACCCCGTGACGGACGATCCCGTTACGATCCATATGGTCGTCCGCGGACAGTCGATGTTGAACAACGTGTTCGAATGGTTCGACGAGCCCACGGTCACCGAACGGCACAGCGACACATCCGACGAGTCGCCGGAGGGACGCGAATACGTCGTCGCCGTCGAAGCGCCGGAGAGGGCCGTGTTCTGGTGGGCGTTGCAATACTCGTGGAACGGCTCCGTGATCGTGGCCGGCCCCGACAGTCTCAAACAACGGCTGTACCAGGCGGGGACCACGTTGATCAAGGCGTACCGTCAGGGGTCCAACCCCCCGCAAGCCAGTGACCGCGGCGAATCCCGCCGCCAGGCCGACGATACGGCCTGA
- a CDS encoding transketolase has protein sequence MGGRIPLPVRPPSFTKEHDMEHTQQIKLEITAAECRKEALAMVQAAQSGHLGGSMSVMDILTVLYFNTMRITPDSPKNPDRDRCVLSKGHCTPAMYSILAHKGFFPIEELKTFRRIDSNLSGHVEMTKVPGVDMSAGSLGQGLSAALGMALAARIDGCQYRVYCICGDGEIQEGQIWEAAQVASHYGANNLTVIVDNNRIQLDGFTDRIGGPSNAADKFRAFGWNAIEIDGHDVSQIAAALDAAAADAIAPTAIIANTVKGRGVSFMENNPKWHGGTPNEDEFAIAFSEVQSRIDHLNDVLHKISEGVSR, from the coding sequence TTGGGCGGTCGGATTCCTCTTCCTGTCCGACCGCCCTCCTTTACGAAAGAGCATGATATGGAACATACTCAACAAATCAAACTTGAAATCACCGCCGCAGAATGTCGCAAAGAAGCCCTTGCGATGGTTCAGGCGGCGCAATCCGGCCATTTGGGCGGATCGATGTCGGTTATGGATATCCTCACCGTGCTGTACTTCAACACAATGCGTATCACCCCGGACTCACCTAAGAATCCCGATCGTGATCGTTGTGTGCTGTCCAAAGGACATTGCACGCCCGCCATGTATTCGATCCTCGCGCATAAGGGATTTTTCCCCATCGAGGAATTGAAGACGTTCCGTCGTATCGATTCCAATCTTTCCGGTCACGTCGAAATGACGAAGGTGCCTGGCGTCGATATGTCCGCTGGATCTTTGGGCCAAGGACTATCGGCGGCTTTGGGCATGGCTCTTGCCGCGCGAATCGATGGATGCCAGTACCGTGTGTACTGCATCTGTGGCGATGGCGAGATACAGGAAGGCCAGATCTGGGAGGCAGCACAAGTCGCATCGCATTATGGCGCGAACAACCTTACCGTCATCGTGGACAACAACCGTATCCAGCTTGATGGTTTCACCGACCGCATCGGAGGTCCGTCGAACGCGGCCGACAAGTTCCGTGCATTTGGATGGAACGCTATAGAAATCGATGGGCATGATGTCAGTCAGATCGCGGCTGCTCTTGATGCAGCTGCTGCGGACGCGATTGCTCCGACTGCGATCATCGCCAATACGGTGAAAGGCCGTGGAGTTTCGTTCATGGAGAACAATCCAAAATGGCATGGCGGTACACCAAATGAAGACGAGTTCGCCATTGCGTTCTCGGAAGTGCAATCGCGTATCGACCATCTCAATGATGTTTTACACAAGATTTCGGAAGGGGTTTCACGATGA
- the dapD gene encoding 2,3,4,5-tetrahydropyridine-2,6-dicarboxylate N-succinyltransferase — MSNERMAWGWGLASVDAAGNTLDVWYPKLTLGEAPAEGSRPNHQFDAMVHVETDVRGVRRIPVFTISALDEPIVDAADAYLRLHLLSMRLVKPNTMNLDGIFGKLTNVVWTNFGPFAVPDFTLRRLDVMAAATQTASGLPRADVSVLAIDKIPRMADYVVPTGVRIADADRVRLGAYLSEGTTVMHAGFVNFNAGTLGVSMVEGRISQGVVVGDGSDIGGGASIMGTLSGGGKLRNTIGEHSLLGANAGIGISLGDNCVVEAGLYVTAGTKITIYDKAKVEAGEPLEVVKGSDLSGKNNILFLRNSLTGGIEARHRKTGIELNEQLHKN; from the coding sequence ATGAGCAATGAACGCATGGCATGGGGCTGGGGCCTGGCGAGCGTGGACGCTGCCGGCAACACCCTGGACGTCTGGTACCCGAAGCTGACGCTCGGCGAGGCGCCGGCCGAAGGCTCACGTCCGAACCATCAGTTCGATGCGATGGTCCACGTCGAAACCGATGTGCGCGGCGTGCGCCGCATCCCCGTGTTCACCATCAGCGCTCTGGACGAGCCGATTGTGGACGCCGCCGACGCCTACCTGCGCCTGCACCTGCTGAGCATGCGTCTGGTCAAGCCGAACACGATGAACCTCGACGGCATCTTCGGCAAGCTCACCAACGTGGTGTGGACCAATTTCGGCCCGTTCGCCGTGCCGGACTTCACGCTGCGCAGACTCGACGTGATGGCCGCCGCCACGCAGACAGCCTCCGGTCTGCCCCGAGCGGATGTGAGTGTGCTGGCGATCGACAAGATTCCGCGCATGGCCGATTATGTGGTGCCCACCGGCGTGCGCATCGCCGACGCCGACCGCGTGCGCCTCGGCGCCTACCTGTCCGAAGGCACCACCGTGATGCACGCCGGCTTCGTGAATTTCAACGCCGGCACGCTGGGCGTCTCCATGGTGGAGGGGCGCATCTCCCAAGGCGTGGTCGTGGGCGACGGCTCCGACATCGGCGGAGGCGCCTCGATTATGGGCACGCTCTCCGGCGGCGGCAAGCTGCGCAACACGATCGGCGAGCATTCGCTGCTCGGCGCGAACGCCGGCATCGGCATCTCTCTGGGTGACAACTGCGTGGTGGAGGCCGGTCTGTATGTGACCGCCGGCACCAAGATCACCATCTACGACAAGGCCAAGGTCGAGGCCGGCGAGCCGCTTGAGGTCGTCAAGGGCTCGGATCTGAGCGGCAAGAACAACATCCTGTTCCTGCGCAACTCGCTGACCGGCGGTATCGAGGCCCGTCACCGCAAAACGGGCATCGAGCTCAACGAGCAGCTGCATAAGAACTAA
- a CDS encoding transketolase family protein, producing the protein MSDMNVESTRVAYGRALCELGERRSDVVVVDADLTTCTMTCFFAQKFPERFFNGGIAESNMVGMGAGLATTGKTVFVNSFAMFSAGRAYDQVRNAVCYPRLNVKVVGTHAGLSVGEDGATHQCIEDISLMRTIPNMTVIVPCDAEEAKRATIAMSEYDGPCYLRLGRSPVPAVTSGVADYDFQIGKASTLKQGTDATIIACGLMVGKAMEAAAVLESTEGLNVRVVDMHTIKPIDKEAILAAARETGAIVTAEEHNMIGGLGAAVCEVLSEVPAECCVPIIKVGVADVFGHSGTAEACLEKYGLTVGHVVDAVKKARSL; encoded by the coding sequence ATGAGTGATATGAATGTCGAGTCGACTCGAGTGGCCTATGGTCGAGCTCTGTGCGAGTTGGGCGAACGTAGGTCGGATGTGGTTGTTGTTGATGCCGATCTGACCACATGCACGATGACCTGCTTCTTTGCCCAGAAATTTCCCGAGCGTTTTTTCAACGGAGGAATCGCCGAATCTAATATGGTCGGCATGGGGGCAGGGCTGGCTACAACCGGTAAAACAGTATTCGTGAACTCATTCGCGATGTTCTCAGCCGGGCGTGCCTATGATCAGGTCCGTAACGCTGTATGCTATCCGCGTCTCAATGTCAAAGTTGTCGGTACCCATGCCGGTCTGTCCGTTGGTGAAGACGGAGCCACTCATCAGTGCATCGAGGATATCTCTTTGATGCGCACGATTCCTAACATGACGGTGATTGTGCCGTGTGACGCCGAGGAAGCCAAGCGGGCGACCATCGCAATGTCGGAATATGATGGGCCCTGCTATCTGAGGCTGGGGCGCTCACCAGTTCCGGCCGTCACTTCGGGAGTTGCGGATTATGACTTCCAGATTGGTAAGGCCTCCACTCTGAAACAAGGCACGGATGCCACCATCATCGCTTGCGGGTTGATGGTGGGCAAGGCCATGGAGGCCGCAGCCGTGTTGGAATCGACAGAGGGTTTGAATGTGCGTGTGGTCGACATGCACACCATCAAGCCTATCGATAAGGAAGCCATTCTTGCCGCCGCTCGGGAGACGGGGGCCATCGTGACCGCAGAGGAGCATAATATGATCGGTGGCTTGGGCGCTGCTGTGTGCGAGGTGCTCAGTGAGGTTCCGGCTGAATGCTGTGTGCCGATAATCAAAGTCGGTGTCGCAGATGTGTTCGGACACTCCGGAACCGCTGAGGCATGCCTCGAAAAATATGGCTTGACCGTTGGCCATGTTGTTGATGCAGTCAAAAAAGCGCGTTCTCTGTGA